Proteins co-encoded in one Lineus longissimus chromosome 11, tnLinLong1.2, whole genome shotgun sequence genomic window:
- the LOC135496357 gene encoding growth hormone secretagogue receptor type 1-like isoform X5, with product MFLARLPFETRLRGGNHTLLKNDIFMYTDYSSIPESMAARCILMYLPPFVLTIGTLGNIITSIIMQRIAHSVWSTCLYLAVLPIVETLWLWVQCGDKWLNKLADLQLSNQLLMTSNATCKIYPFIINFVIHFVQWLIVAATFEGFCVIRFPKRSRVMCTFERARAVIMLLTVLLICINAQFFWTYELVMMDGRDDKPRGIMCTFADKSTTNVFQDLIWPTIDTMVAEILPITVILVLTALMIGTYIKTNGRPSKEEEKMHKYMLDPDAFCDLKVSYIAVAVMYLLLVTPLFAYKVFAYATKKEKLQENNARFDAQGELAEAITLFLLFIFLSCKMFAYLVTCKRFRYEFLRIMCYCYYRKSSRKRVYYHDEIAQKPLMTEKGGKQKQKGKSSSRWNYGKVTEV from the exons ATGTTTCTTGCAAGACTCCCATTTGAGACTCGATTGCGAG GAGGCAACCACacacttttgaaaaatgacattttcatgtacacggACTACTCCAGCATACCAGAGAGTATGGCTGCCCGTTGCATCCTCATGTACCTTCCACCGTTTGTTCTGACCATCGGAACCCTGGGTAACATCATCACTTCCATCATCATGCAACGTATCGCCCACAGTGTCTGGTCGACGTGTCTCTACCTCGCAGTCCTACCAATCGTGGAGACGCTCTGGCTCTGGGTGCAGTGCGGCGACAAATGGCTGAACAAACTCGCAGACTTACAACTGTCCAATCAACTTTTAATGACGTCGAACGCAACATGCAAAATCTACCCATTTATTATAAATTTTGTCATCCATTTTGTGCAATGGCTCATCGTAGCAGCCACTTTTGAAGGATTCTGCGTGATACGCTTCCCAAAGCGTAGCAGGGTCATGTGTACGTTTGAGCGTGCCCGCGCGGTCATCATGCTCTTGACGGTGCTCCTCATCTGTATTAATGCACAATTCTTTTGGACGTACGAACTCGTTATGATGGACGGACGAGACGATAAGCCACGCGGCATCATGTGCACGTTCGCGGATAAGAGCACAACAAACGTCTTTCAGGACCTAATATGGCCGACCATTGACACAATGGTTGCCGAGATTCTTCCAATTACTGTGATATTGGTGCTAACGGCCCTCATGATAGGGACGTACATTAAAACAAATGGCCGCCCGAGTAAAGAGGAGGAAAAAATGCATAAATACATGCTGGATCCGGACGCGTTTTGTGACCTTAAAGTGAGCTACATTGCTGTGGCTGTAATGTATCTATTGTTAGTGACGCCGTTATTTGCCTATAAGGTATTCGCCTATGCTACTAAAAAGGAGAAACTGCAGGAAAACAATGCCAGATTTGACGCCCAGGGGGAGCTAGCAGAAGCCATTACACTATTTTTACTGTTTATTTTTCTGTCCTGTAAGATGTTTGCGTATTTAGTGACCTGCAAGCGTTTTCGGTACGAGTTTTTACGCATTATGTGCTACTGCTACTATAGAAAATCGAGTAGGAAACGAGTATATTACCACGATGAAATCGCCCAGAAACCATTGATGACAGAAAAGGGCGgcaaacagaaacagaaaggGAAGAGTTCAAGCCGATGGAATTATGGGAAAGTGACGGAGGTCTGA
- the LOC135496357 gene encoding growth hormone secretagogue receptor type 1-like isoform X4 — protein MSHQPVFDIFHTGLFAGGNHTLLKNDIFMYTDYSSIPESMAARCILMYLPPFVLTIGTLGNIITSIIMQRIAHSVWSTCLYLAVLPIVETLWLWVQCGDKWLNKLADLQLSNQLLMTSNATCKIYPFIINFVIHFVQWLIVAATFEGFCVIRFPKRSRVMCTFERARAVIMLLTVLLICINAQFFWTYELVMMDGRDDKPRGIMCTFADKSTTNVFQDLIWPTIDTMVAEILPITVILVLTALMIGTYIKTNGRPSKEEEKMHKYMLDPDAFCDLKVSYIAVAVMYLLLVTPLFAYKVFAYATKKEKLQENNARFDAQGELAEAITLFLLFIFLSCKMFAYLVTCKRFRYEFLRIMCYCYYRKSSRKRVYYHDEIAQKPLMTEKGGKQKQKGKSSSRWNYGKVTEV, from the exons ATGTCGCATCAACCCGTGTTTGATATATTTCATACCGGGCTCTTTGCAG GAGGCAACCACacacttttgaaaaatgacattttcatgtacacggACTACTCCAGCATACCAGAGAGTATGGCTGCCCGTTGCATCCTCATGTACCTTCCACCGTTTGTTCTGACCATCGGAACCCTGGGTAACATCATCACTTCCATCATCATGCAACGTATCGCCCACAGTGTCTGGTCGACGTGTCTCTACCTCGCAGTCCTACCAATCGTGGAGACGCTCTGGCTCTGGGTGCAGTGCGGCGACAAATGGCTGAACAAACTCGCAGACTTACAACTGTCCAATCAACTTTTAATGACGTCGAACGCAACATGCAAAATCTACCCATTTATTATAAATTTTGTCATCCATTTTGTGCAATGGCTCATCGTAGCAGCCACTTTTGAAGGATTCTGCGTGATACGCTTCCCAAAGCGTAGCAGGGTCATGTGTACGTTTGAGCGTGCCCGCGCGGTCATCATGCTCTTGACGGTGCTCCTCATCTGTATTAATGCACAATTCTTTTGGACGTACGAACTCGTTATGATGGACGGACGAGACGATAAGCCACGCGGCATCATGTGCACGTTCGCGGATAAGAGCACAACAAACGTCTTTCAGGACCTAATATGGCCGACCATTGACACAATGGTTGCCGAGATTCTTCCAATTACTGTGATATTGGTGCTAACGGCCCTCATGATAGGGACGTACATTAAAACAAATGGCCGCCCGAGTAAAGAGGAGGAAAAAATGCATAAATACATGCTGGATCCGGACGCGTTTTGTGACCTTAAAGTGAGCTACATTGCTGTGGCTGTAATGTATCTATTGTTAGTGACGCCGTTATTTGCCTATAAGGTATTCGCCTATGCTACTAAAAAGGAGAAACTGCAGGAAAACAATGCCAGATTTGACGCCCAGGGGGAGCTAGCAGAAGCCATTACACTATTTTTACTGTTTATTTTTCTGTCCTGTAAGATGTTTGCGTATTTAGTGACCTGCAAGCGTTTTCGGTACGAGTTTTTACGCATTATGTGCTACTGCTACTATAGAAAATCGAGTAGGAAACGAGTATATTACCACGATGAAATCGCCCAGAAACCATTGATGACAGAAAAGGGCGgcaaacagaaacagaaaggGAAGAGTTCAAGCCGATGGAATTATGGGAAAGTGACGGAGGTCTGA
- the LOC135495888 gene encoding b(0,+)-type amino acid transporter 1-like isoform X3, translated as MVEGDEKKSSSPLRRLKGRMMGKEKSIEDDGSDTVSVKGVHMRRNVSLMGGISLVGGTMIGSGIFISPKGVLRNSGSIAASLIIWVACGVISMLGAFSYSELGTLIPKSGGEYAYFLAAFSRYGKFCGPLPAYLYVWCTVMVNKPTSLAVICLAIATYSIQPFFGSCNPPLIAIKILAAVFIVLVTAWNSFSVKLATKLQNFFMVAKVLALVSIIIGGVVKLSYGSMTHLGAGFDGTTTSPSMIAIACYSGLFAYDGWNNLNFVTEEIKNPKRNLPLAIMISITLVMFCYVFTNVSYFTVLSKEEFLATDAVAVSWAKYVLGPASVVIPIAVCLSALGAANGSCFTGGRLSFAAARDSFLPSIMEMIHVEYRTPIPSLLWNAFLALIYLIIGDIYTLIDCLSFLTWAFYGLTMVSLLILRRHTVDDHRSYKVPLVIPILFLIIAVCLVFLPILHNPHLGFLYSFLFTVSGVFLYIPFVYKKVRIPKVDKITKVLQIMLSVVPTDYVKDS; from the exons ATGGTTGAGGGCGATGAAAAGAAGAGCTCCAGTCCTCTACGGCGCTTAAAGGGCAGAATGATGGGGAAGGAGAAATCGATTGAAGATGATGGTAGTGACACAGTGTCGGTGAAGGGTGTGCACATGAGGCGGAATGTAAGCCTGATGGGCGGCATATCTCTTGTGGGTGGGACTATGATCG gttctggTATTTTTATATCGCCAAAGGGTGTCCTGAGGAATTCTGGTTCGATCGCAGCTAGTCTCATCATCTGGGTTGCGTGTGGTGTCATATCAATGTTAG GTGCCTTTTCCTATTCTGAACTTGGAACGCTTATCCCAAAGAGCGGTGGAGAATATGCCTACTTCTTAGCGGCATTTTCGAGATATGGGAAATTCTGTGGTCCTCTCCCTGCATACCTTTATGTGTGGTGTACCGTGATGGTGAACAAACCAACGTCCCTGGCTGTAATCTGCCTAGCCATTGCAACATACTCCATACAGCCATTCTTTGGCTCTTGTAACCCACCACTGATTGCCATCAAAATATTGGCAGCTGTTTTCATAG TACTCGTCACAGCATGGAATTCCTTCAGTGTGAAGCTTGCCACAAAACTTCAGAATTTCTTCATGGTAGCCAAAGTCCTTGCGTTGGTGTCAATCATAATAGGAGGCGTCGTCAAGCTCTCATATG GGAGTATGACGCACCTGGGTGCTGGGTTTGATGGTACAACTACCAGCCCATCCATGATTGCCATTGCATGTTACTCAGGGCTGTTTGCCTATGACGGATG GAATAACCTGAACTTTGTCACTGAAGAAATTAAAAATCCCAAGAG GAATCTGCCGCTTGCTATCATGATCTCAATCACCCTGGTCATGTTCTGTTACGTCTTCACCAACGTGTCGTACTTCACGGTTCTGTCCAAGGAAGAGTTCTTAGCAACAGATGCTGTCGCCGTG TCTTGGGCCAAGTATGTGCTAGGTCCAGCCAGTGTTGTTATCCCTATCGCTGTGTGTCTGTCAGCGTTGGGCGCTGCCAATGGGTCGTGTTTTACTGGAGGCAG ACTCTCATTCGCTGCAGCACGAGATAGTTTCCTTCCGAGCATTATGGAGATGATTCATGTGGAATACCGAACACCAATTCCCTCTCTATTGTGGAAT GCATTTCTAGCCCTGATCTATTTAATCATTGGCGATATCTACACTCTGATCGATTGTCTGAGTTTCTTGACGTGGGCGTTTTATGGTCTGACCATGGTGTCGTTGCTCATATTACGCAGACACACAGTGGACGATCACCGATCATATAAG GTACCCCTGGTCATCCCGATCTTGTTTCTGATTATCGCAGTGTGCCTCGTATTCTTGCCGATCCTGCACAACCCACACCTGGGGTTCCTCTACTCATTCCTCTTCACCGTAAGCGGAGTATTTCTCTATATCCCATTCGTCTACAAGAAGGTCAGGATTCCCAAAGTTG ATAAAATAACCAAGGTGCTGCAGATAATGCTGAGTGTTGTGCCAACAGATTACGTCAAGGATTCTTGA
- the LOC135495888 gene encoding b(0,+)-type amino acid transporter 1-like isoform X2 has translation MTNITIGLSMVEGDEKKSSSPLRRLKGRMMGKEKSIEDDGSDTVSVKGVHMRRNVSLMGGISLVGGTMIGSGIFISPKGVLRNSGSIAASLIIWVACGVISMLGAFSYSELGTLIPKSGGEYAYFLAAFSRYGKFCGPLPAYLYVWCTVMVNKPTSLAVICLAIATYSIQPFFGSCNPPLIAIKILAAVFIVLVTAWNSFSVKLATKLQNFFMVAKVLALVSIIIGGVVKLSYGSMTHLGAGFDGTTTSPSMIAIACYSGLFAYDGWNNLNFVTEEIKNPKRNLPLAIMISITLVMFCYVFTNVSYFTVLSKEEFLATDAVAVSWAKYVLGPASVVIPIAVCLSALGAANGSCFTGGRLSFAAARDSFLPSIMEMIHVEYRTPIPSLLWNAFLALIYLIIGDIYTLIDCLSFLTWAFYGLTMVSLLILRRHTVDDHRSYKVPLVIPILFLIIAVCLVFLPILHNPHLGFLYSFLFTVSGVFLYIPFVYKKVRIPKVDKITKVLQIMLSVVPTDYVKDS, from the exons ATGACAAACATAACTATAGG GCTCAGCATGGTTGAGGGCGATGAAAAGAAGAGCTCCAGTCCTCTACGGCGCTTAAAGGGCAGAATGATGGGGAAGGAGAAATCGATTGAAGATGATGGTAGTGACACAGTGTCGGTGAAGGGTGTGCACATGAGGCGGAATGTAAGCCTGATGGGCGGCATATCTCTTGTGGGTGGGACTATGATCG gttctggTATTTTTATATCGCCAAAGGGTGTCCTGAGGAATTCTGGTTCGATCGCAGCTAGTCTCATCATCTGGGTTGCGTGTGGTGTCATATCAATGTTAG GTGCCTTTTCCTATTCTGAACTTGGAACGCTTATCCCAAAGAGCGGTGGAGAATATGCCTACTTCTTAGCGGCATTTTCGAGATATGGGAAATTCTGTGGTCCTCTCCCTGCATACCTTTATGTGTGGTGTACCGTGATGGTGAACAAACCAACGTCCCTGGCTGTAATCTGCCTAGCCATTGCAACATACTCCATACAGCCATTCTTTGGCTCTTGTAACCCACCACTGATTGCCATCAAAATATTGGCAGCTGTTTTCATAG TACTCGTCACAGCATGGAATTCCTTCAGTGTGAAGCTTGCCACAAAACTTCAGAATTTCTTCATGGTAGCCAAAGTCCTTGCGTTGGTGTCAATCATAATAGGAGGCGTCGTCAAGCTCTCATATG GGAGTATGACGCACCTGGGTGCTGGGTTTGATGGTACAACTACCAGCCCATCCATGATTGCCATTGCATGTTACTCAGGGCTGTTTGCCTATGACGGATG GAATAACCTGAACTTTGTCACTGAAGAAATTAAAAATCCCAAGAG GAATCTGCCGCTTGCTATCATGATCTCAATCACCCTGGTCATGTTCTGTTACGTCTTCACCAACGTGTCGTACTTCACGGTTCTGTCCAAGGAAGAGTTCTTAGCAACAGATGCTGTCGCCGTG TCTTGGGCCAAGTATGTGCTAGGTCCAGCCAGTGTTGTTATCCCTATCGCTGTGTGTCTGTCAGCGTTGGGCGCTGCCAATGGGTCGTGTTTTACTGGAGGCAG ACTCTCATTCGCTGCAGCACGAGATAGTTTCCTTCCGAGCATTATGGAGATGATTCATGTGGAATACCGAACACCAATTCCCTCTCTATTGTGGAAT GCATTTCTAGCCCTGATCTATTTAATCATTGGCGATATCTACACTCTGATCGATTGTCTGAGTTTCTTGACGTGGGCGTTTTATGGTCTGACCATGGTGTCGTTGCTCATATTACGCAGACACACAGTGGACGATCACCGATCATATAAG GTACCCCTGGTCATCCCGATCTTGTTTCTGATTATCGCAGTGTGCCTCGTATTCTTGCCGATCCTGCACAACCCACACCTGGGGTTCCTCTACTCATTCCTCTTCACCGTAAGCGGAGTATTTCTCTATATCCCATTCGTCTACAAGAAGGTCAGGATTCCCAAAGTTG ATAAAATAACCAAGGTGCTGCAGATAATGCTGAGTGTTGTGCCAACAGATTACGTCAAGGATTCTTGA
- the LOC135495888 gene encoding b(0,+)-type amino acid transporter 1-like isoform X1: MRDTSAKKFKLSMVEGDEKKSSSPLRRLKGRMMGKEKSIEDDGSDTVSVKGVHMRRNVSLMGGISLVGGTMIGSGIFISPKGVLRNSGSIAASLIIWVACGVISMLGAFSYSELGTLIPKSGGEYAYFLAAFSRYGKFCGPLPAYLYVWCTVMVNKPTSLAVICLAIATYSIQPFFGSCNPPLIAIKILAAVFIVLVTAWNSFSVKLATKLQNFFMVAKVLALVSIIIGGVVKLSYGSMTHLGAGFDGTTTSPSMIAIACYSGLFAYDGWNNLNFVTEEIKNPKRNLPLAIMISITLVMFCYVFTNVSYFTVLSKEEFLATDAVAVSWAKYVLGPASVVIPIAVCLSALGAANGSCFTGGRLSFAAARDSFLPSIMEMIHVEYRTPIPSLLWNAFLALIYLIIGDIYTLIDCLSFLTWAFYGLTMVSLLILRRHTVDDHRSYKVPLVIPILFLIIAVCLVFLPILHNPHLGFLYSFLFTVSGVFLYIPFVYKKVRIPKVDKITKVLQIMLSVVPTDYVKDS, encoded by the exons ATGAGGGATACGAGTGCAAAGAAGTTCAA GCTCAGCATGGTTGAGGGCGATGAAAAGAAGAGCTCCAGTCCTCTACGGCGCTTAAAGGGCAGAATGATGGGGAAGGAGAAATCGATTGAAGATGATGGTAGTGACACAGTGTCGGTGAAGGGTGTGCACATGAGGCGGAATGTAAGCCTGATGGGCGGCATATCTCTTGTGGGTGGGACTATGATCG gttctggTATTTTTATATCGCCAAAGGGTGTCCTGAGGAATTCTGGTTCGATCGCAGCTAGTCTCATCATCTGGGTTGCGTGTGGTGTCATATCAATGTTAG GTGCCTTTTCCTATTCTGAACTTGGAACGCTTATCCCAAAGAGCGGTGGAGAATATGCCTACTTCTTAGCGGCATTTTCGAGATATGGGAAATTCTGTGGTCCTCTCCCTGCATACCTTTATGTGTGGTGTACCGTGATGGTGAACAAACCAACGTCCCTGGCTGTAATCTGCCTAGCCATTGCAACATACTCCATACAGCCATTCTTTGGCTCTTGTAACCCACCACTGATTGCCATCAAAATATTGGCAGCTGTTTTCATAG TACTCGTCACAGCATGGAATTCCTTCAGTGTGAAGCTTGCCACAAAACTTCAGAATTTCTTCATGGTAGCCAAAGTCCTTGCGTTGGTGTCAATCATAATAGGAGGCGTCGTCAAGCTCTCATATG GGAGTATGACGCACCTGGGTGCTGGGTTTGATGGTACAACTACCAGCCCATCCATGATTGCCATTGCATGTTACTCAGGGCTGTTTGCCTATGACGGATG GAATAACCTGAACTTTGTCACTGAAGAAATTAAAAATCCCAAGAG GAATCTGCCGCTTGCTATCATGATCTCAATCACCCTGGTCATGTTCTGTTACGTCTTCACCAACGTGTCGTACTTCACGGTTCTGTCCAAGGAAGAGTTCTTAGCAACAGATGCTGTCGCCGTG TCTTGGGCCAAGTATGTGCTAGGTCCAGCCAGTGTTGTTATCCCTATCGCTGTGTGTCTGTCAGCGTTGGGCGCTGCCAATGGGTCGTGTTTTACTGGAGGCAG ACTCTCATTCGCTGCAGCACGAGATAGTTTCCTTCCGAGCATTATGGAGATGATTCATGTGGAATACCGAACACCAATTCCCTCTCTATTGTGGAAT GCATTTCTAGCCCTGATCTATTTAATCATTGGCGATATCTACACTCTGATCGATTGTCTGAGTTTCTTGACGTGGGCGTTTTATGGTCTGACCATGGTGTCGTTGCTCATATTACGCAGACACACAGTGGACGATCACCGATCATATAAG GTACCCCTGGTCATCCCGATCTTGTTTCTGATTATCGCAGTGTGCCTCGTATTCTTGCCGATCCTGCACAACCCACACCTGGGGTTCCTCTACTCATTCCTCTTCACCGTAAGCGGAGTATTTCTCTATATCCCATTCGTCTACAAGAAGGTCAGGATTCCCAAAGTTG ATAAAATAACCAAGGTGCTGCAGATAATGCTGAGTGTTGTGCCAACAGATTACGTCAAGGATTCTTGA
- the LOC135495321 gene encoding lysine-specific demethylase 8-like, with translation MSSGSSASTIKVCDMAPCQSDFNVEALRRLLSSPRQYFSLDGVDRSVCGEAYWFLLQDAVERFCSKDLSYCIQTCKCLLDITWEKLNTGHWKDVAITWRLAYSYVSLLKALSEVSMSSLDDKSELELAIKTCDMGLLMGAPVLDNVLSKIVAVLQPILCPLQTTGKEGDSVNKGQHDSEAHDLKRQKVFSMPEISPSHKVPRIHCPSLDYFKKNFMDLENPVILEGCMDYWPALSERKWTLDYIKNVAGYRTVPIEIGAKYTEETWSQKLLSVGEFIDRFLISPQEGSSVGYLAQHQLFDQIPELKNDISVPTYCCLGDEDDVDINAWFGPSGTVSPLHQDPKHNFLAQVLGDKYIKLYPVIDSKFVYPHTEVLLNNTSQVDVENPDLVKFPEFRKARLQECVLRSGEMLYIPKKHWHFVRSYGNRTVSLLGLTRYLKDQNHLW, from the exons ATGTCATCTGGCTCAAGTGCTTCTACAATAAAG GTTTGCGACATGGCCCCATGCCAATCAGACTTCAATGTTGAGGCTCTGCGACGACTTCTTTCATCACCAAGACAGTACTTCAGCCTTGACGGTGTCGACAGATCGGTTTGCGGCGAAGCTTACTGGTTCCTACTTCAAGATGCTGTGGAAAGATTCTGTTCAAAAGATCTCTCTTATTGCATTCAGACATGCAAGTGCCTGCTTGATATCACTTGGGAGAAGCTAAACACAGGTCATTGGAAGGACGTCGCAATCACGTGGAGACTAGCATATTCCTATGTGTCACTCCTGAAGGCTTTGAGTGAAGTTTCAATGAGTTCTCTCGATGATAAGTCAGAATTGGAGTTGGCTATAAAGACCTGTGATATGGGGCTACTGATGGGAGCCCCAGTCCTTGACAATGTACTGAGCAAGATTGTTGCAGTGTTACAACCCATTCTGTGCCCCTTGCAGACTACTGGTAAAGAAGGGGACAGTGTGAATAAGGGACAGCACGATTCTGAGGCTCATGACTTGAAAAGACAAAAAGTATTTTCAATGCCAGAAATAAGTCCCTCCCACAAGGTCCCCAGAATACACTGTCCCTCTCTTGATtatttcaaaaagaattttATGGACTTGGAAAATCCAGTGATACTGGAAGGATGCATGGACTATTGGCCAGCATTGTCGGAAAGGAAATGGACTCTTGATTATATAAAGAATGTAGCAGGATATAGGACAGTCCCAATAGAAATAGGTGCAAAATACACAGAGGAAACCTGGTCACAAAAACTGCTCTCGGTTGGTGAATTCATTGATCGGTTTCTTATATCCCCACAGGAGGGCAGCAGTGTAGGCTACTTGGCCCAGCACCAactttttgaccaaattccagAATTGAAAAATGACATCAGTGTTCCGACCTATTGCTGCCTTGGTGATGAGGATGATGTAGACATAAATGCTTGGTTTGGTCCAAGCGGTACAGTCTCCCCCTTGCATCAAGATCCAAAACATAACTTCCTCGCACAAGTCTTAGGTGATAAATACATCAAACTCTATCCCGTCATAGACTCCAAGTTTGTTTATCCACACACCGAAGTCCTCTTGAACAATACCAGTCAGGTTGATGTTGAAAATCCTGATTTAGTTAAATTTCCCGAGTTCAGGAAAGCGCGGTTGCAAGAATGTGTTCTCAGATCTGGTGAAATGCTGTACATTCCTAAAAAGCATTGGCACTTCGTGCGGTCTT ATGGGAACCGAACAGTTTCTCTCCTTGGCCTGACAAGATACCTGAAGGACCAGAACCACCTGTGGTGA